The following proteins are co-located in the Quadrisphaera sp. RL12-1S genome:
- a CDS encoding sacsin N-terminal ATP-binding-like domain-containing protein produces the protein MSTPSDLPADGSDPFGAAALRRAVLDAWAAWPDRLREDANAEEDLVLGSYRDRAVVELAQNAADAAARAGRPGRLVLRLEDDDARPRLLALNTGAPLDADGVRALAALRASAKRAGAGPTGLTGRFGVGAASLLALGDDVTWTSRTHGVRFSADLARAAAGLPAGGPVPVLRLPFAVDAPGDVRALLEAEGCDTAAVVVLRDRGTVAAAEAALEAVDDLLLLALPALAEVAVQLPGRAPRVLRDVDLRWHRVGRRGSFEACELAGLGAEERERAQRTGWSVAWARPRGGGEREVRLPGVLLAPTPTDEPLDLPAVLVADLPLDAGRRRVPDGPAAHRALREAGAAYAALLQERALAGEDVLEAVPVGLAAGWVDAAVRHAAVDALAGAPVLLPVEAGGPLRPDRAQALDDGPLADDPTALAALAPLVAGLVAAPRRARAALEVLGVRRVGLAEVAEVLPPEPAAWCAAAAALAPAALDPAAREQLAVLRVPLADGRTAASPRGVLLATGGQTPALADLADAGLRLAHPVVAAEPAAVRLLTALGAQPAGARELLAAPEVAALVEDLADDDERVDHLLALVARAVAEQGLAPGDLPALTELPLPASTGEVLPAAGLVLPGSPAADLLDPDEVAPAHPDLLERWGAPVLAAAGVAGSLALLVLGEVDPHDPPTALLDAAGGHEWLEEVLARAGDGATATDVVLVRDLDLLREGAEGALLDHLATVPALRAAVLDPVRVVRPDGTALDLAPPSAGWLRSELGLAGCAGPGCAPGLAAVLPPAPAWARGADAALGRALGLVADAADLDARGWQRVLDGAADLADLAERGQAPPLDITALLPLWRALGRAAADDPALVTALAPPTHVLALDAGGAVVAVPAERAVVVDDPCWSQRTDLGARLVAGAGLVPALADVLDVPLCSELAAGRVDPVGRSSTADVPPRVRAALPGCPRRWTEHDALTVDGAPVAWWVTGRGEDADVRATTPDGLARGLALAAGRWESRALVAELLAAPGRAAAALLEDAAGARP, from the coding sequence GTGTCGACCCCGTCTGACCTCCCCGCTGACGGGTCCGACCCGTTCGGCGCGGCGGCGCTGCGCCGCGCCGTCCTCGACGCGTGGGCGGCCTGGCCGGACCGGCTCCGCGAGGACGCCAACGCCGAGGAGGACCTGGTCCTCGGCTCCTACCGCGACCGCGCGGTGGTGGAGCTGGCCCAGAACGCCGCCGACGCCGCCGCGCGCGCCGGCCGGCCCGGGCGGCTCGTCCTGCGCCTCGAGGACGACGACGCGCGCCCCCGGCTGCTCGCGCTGAACACCGGCGCACCGCTGGACGCCGACGGCGTGCGCGCGCTGGCCGCGCTGCGGGCCTCCGCCAAGCGCGCCGGCGCCGGGCCGACCGGGCTGACCGGGCGGTTCGGGGTGGGCGCCGCCTCCCTGCTGGCGCTCGGTGACGACGTCACGTGGACCTCGCGGACCCACGGGGTCCGCTTCAGCGCCGACCTCGCGCGCGCCGCCGCGGGCCTGCCCGCGGGCGGGCCCGTGCCGGTGCTGCGGCTGCCGTTCGCCGTGGACGCCCCCGGCGACGTGCGCGCGCTGCTGGAGGCGGAGGGCTGCGACACCGCCGCCGTCGTCGTCCTGCGGGACCGCGGGACGGTCGCGGCGGCCGAGGCGGCGCTGGAGGCCGTGGACGACCTCCTCCTGCTCGCCCTGCCGGCGCTGGCCGAGGTGGCGGTGCAGCTGCCCGGACGCGCGCCCCGCGTGCTGCGCGACGTCGACCTGCGCTGGCACCGGGTCGGGCGCCGCGGGTCCTTCGAGGCCTGCGAGCTGGCCGGGCTGGGCGCGGAGGAGCGCGAGCGCGCCCAGCGCACCGGCTGGTCGGTGGCGTGGGCCCGGCCCCGCGGCGGTGGCGAGCGGGAGGTGCGGCTGCCCGGGGTGCTGCTGGCGCCCACCCCCACCGACGAGCCGCTGGACCTGCCCGCCGTGCTCGTGGCCGACCTGCCCCTCGACGCCGGCCGGCGCCGCGTGCCCGACGGTCCCGCCGCCCACCGCGCGCTCCGCGAGGCCGGGGCGGCCTATGCCGCGCTGCTCCAGGAGCGGGCGCTCGCCGGGGAGGACGTGCTCGAGGCCGTGCCCGTGGGCCTGGCCGCGGGGTGGGTGGACGCCGCGGTGCGCCATGCGGCGGTGGACGCGCTGGCGGGTGCGCCGGTGCTGCTGCCGGTCGAGGCGGGGGGACCGCTGCGCCCCGACCGGGCGCAGGCCCTGGACGACGGACCGCTCGCCGACGACCCGACGGCGCTGGCGGCGCTGGCGCCCCTGGTCGCGGGCCTGGTCGCGGCCCCGCGCCGCGCCCGCGCCGCCCTGGAGGTGCTGGGGGTGCGCCGGGTGGGCCTGGCGGAGGTGGCCGAGGTGCTGCCCCCGGAGCCCGCCGCGTGGTGCGCGGCCGCCGCCGCGCTGGCACCCGCCGCGCTCGACCCGGCCGCCCGCGAGCAGCTGGCCGTGCTGCGGGTCCCGCTGGCGGACGGGCGCACCGCCGCCTCCCCCCGCGGCGTGCTGCTGGCCACCGGCGGGCAGACCCCGGCGCTCGCCGACCTCGCCGACGCCGGTCTGCGGCTCGCGCACCCGGTGGTGGCCGCCGAGCCCGCCGCCGTCCGGCTGCTCACCGCGCTGGGCGCGCAGCCGGCGGGGGCCCGCGAGCTGCTGGCCGCCCCCGAGGTGGCCGCGCTGGTCGAGGACCTCGCCGACGACGACGAGCGGGTGGACCACCTGCTGGCGCTGGTCGCCCGCGCGGTGGCCGAGCAGGGGCTGGCGCCCGGCGACCTGCCCGCGCTCACCGAGCTGCCGCTGCCCGCGAGCACCGGGGAGGTGCTGCCCGCCGCGGGCCTGGTGCTGCCCGGCTCTCCCGCGGCCGACCTGCTCGACCCCGACGAGGTGGCCCCCGCCCACCCGGACCTCCTGGAGCGCTGGGGCGCCCCCGTGCTCGCCGCGGCCGGTGTGGCGGGCTCGCTGGCCCTGCTGGTGCTCGGCGAGGTCGACCCCCACGACCCGCCGACAGCGCTGCTCGACGCGGCCGGCGGCCACGAGTGGCTCGAGGAGGTCCTGGCGCGCGCCGGCGACGGCGCCACCGCCACCGACGTGGTGCTGGTGCGCGACCTCGACCTCCTGCGCGAGGGCGCCGAGGGGGCGCTCCTGGACCACCTGGCCACCGTCCCCGCGCTGCGCGCCGCCGTGCTCGACCCGGTGCGGGTGGTGCGCCCGGACGGCACCGCGCTCGACCTCGCGCCGCCGAGCGCCGGCTGGCTGCGCTCCGAGCTGGGCCTGGCCGGCTGCGCGGGACCCGGCTGCGCCCCCGGGCTCGCGGCCGTGCTGCCGCCCGCACCGGCCTGGGCGCGGGGCGCGGACGCCGCGCTGGGACGGGCCCTGGGCCTGGTCGCGGACGCCGCCGACCTCGACGCGCGGGGCTGGCAGCGCGTCCTCGACGGCGCCGCCGACCTCGCCGACCTCGCCGAGCGGGGGCAGGCGCCACCGCTGGACATCACCGCCCTGCTGCCGCTGTGGCGGGCCCTGGGCCGGGCCGCCGCGGACGACCCCGCCCTGGTCACCGCCCTGGCACCGCCCACGCACGTGCTCGCGCTGGACGCCGGTGGAGCCGTCGTCGCGGTCCCCGCCGAGCGGGCGGTGGTGGTGGACGACCCCTGCTGGTCGCAGCGCACCGACCTGGGCGCCCGGCTGGTGGCGGGCGCCGGGCTCGTCCCCGCTCTGGCGGACGTGCTGGACGTCCCCCTGTGCAGCGAGCTCGCAGCAGGCAGAGTGGACCCCGTGGGGCGCAGCTCGACGGCCGACGTGCCGCCGCGGGTGCGCGCCGCGCTGCCCGGCTGCCCGCGCCGCTGGACCGAGCACGACGCGCTCACCGTGGACGGCGCCCCCGTGGCGTGGTGGGTCACCGGGCGCGGCGAGGACGCCGACGTCCGGGCCACCACCCCCGACGGCCTGGCCCGGGGCCTCGCGCTCGCGGCGGGCCGGTGGGAGTCGCGGGCGCTGGTGGCGGAGCTGCTCGCCGCGCCGGGCCGGGCGGCCGCCGCGCTGCTCGAGGACGCCGCCGGGGCGCGGCCGTGA
- a CDS encoding DUF3027 domain-containing protein produces MPATRTRRPVLDAVAAAAVDLARGAAEDVSRETSGGPATVGEHLGAVPEGDRVVVHRFASTDPGYRDWAWTVVVARASRAKTATVSEVSLLPETGAVLAPAWLPWDERLRPGDVGPHDVLPRIVDDPRLEPGYTAVPGTRPDGGDGEADQDEADRVALWELGLGRARVLSAEGRDDAATRWYTGSHGPTAEQARAAAAPCASCGFYLRLAGPLSTVFGVCANEWSPSDGQVVSVDHGCGAHSETDQVLEPEPRGSLVLDERGVDPV; encoded by the coding sequence GTGCCCGCCACGCGCACCCGACGCCCCGTGCTGGACGCCGTCGCCGCGGCCGCCGTCGACCTGGCCCGCGGGGCCGCCGAGGACGTCTCCCGGGAGACCTCCGGCGGTCCCGCCACCGTCGGCGAGCACCTCGGCGCGGTGCCGGAGGGCGACCGCGTGGTGGTGCACCGCTTCGCCTCCACCGACCCCGGCTACCGCGACTGGGCCTGGACCGTGGTGGTGGCCCGGGCCTCGCGCGCCAAGACGGCCACGGTCAGCGAGGTGTCGCTGCTGCCCGAGACCGGCGCGGTGCTGGCCCCGGCCTGGCTGCCGTGGGACGAGCGGCTGCGCCCCGGGGACGTGGGTCCGCACGACGTGCTGCCCCGCATCGTCGACGACCCCCGCCTGGAGCCCGGCTACACGGCCGTGCCCGGCACCCGCCCGGACGGCGGTGACGGCGAGGCCGACCAGGACGAGGCCGACCGCGTCGCCCTGTGGGAGCTGGGGCTCGGCCGTGCCCGCGTGCTCTCCGCCGAGGGGCGCGACGACGCCGCCACCCGCTGGTACACCGGCTCCCACGGACCCACCGCCGAGCAGGCCCGGGCGGCGGCGGCGCCGTGCGCCTCCTGCGGCTTCTACCTGCGCCTGGCCGGTCCGCTGAGCACGGTGTTCGGCGTCTGCGCCAACGAGTGGTCGCCCTCGGACGGGCAGGTGGTCTCGGTCGACCACGGCTGCGGCGCCCACAGCGAGACCGACCAGGTGCTCGAGCCGGAGCCGCGCGGCTCGCTGGTGCTCGACGAGCGCGGTGTCGACCCCGTCTGA
- a CDS encoding cold-shock protein, which yields MPTGKVKWFDAERGFGFLATDDGEEVFLHASALPAGTATVKQGARLEFGVADGRRGKQALSVKVLEPAHSVAAAQRKPAEDMVGIVEDLIKVLEGLSGQLRRGRYPDRASTGKVAAVLRKVADDLDA from the coding sequence GTGCCCACTGGCAAGGTCAAGTGGTTCGACGCCGAGCGCGGCTTCGGCTTCCTCGCCACCGACGACGGCGAGGAGGTCTTCCTCCACGCCTCCGCGCTGCCCGCCGGCACCGCGACCGTCAAGCAGGGCGCCCGCCTGGAGTTCGGGGTGGCCGACGGCCGCCGCGGCAAGCAGGCGCTGTCGGTCAAGGTGCTCGAGCCCGCGCACTCCGTGGCCGCGGCCCAGCGCAAGCCCGCCGAGGACATGGTCGGCATCGTGGAGGACCTCATCAAGGTGCTCGAGGGCCTGTCCGGCCAGCTGCGGCGCGGCCGCTACCCCGACCGCGCCAGCACCGGCAAGGTGGCGGCGGTGCTGCGCAAGGTCGCCGACGACCTCGACGCCTGA
- a CDS encoding helicase-associated domain-containing protein: MPAPRSLADDLRSRDDDALTDLLLSRPDLAAPVPGDTASLAARASTRVSTQRAVDRLTTPQLQVLEALVALAGAAAEPVGLPALVRACAAPRARVLPPLRRLRALALVWGPDAALRPVRTAADVLGPTPAGLGATLREALGTRSPERVRELAEDLGLPSAGDPVADLDAVGALLSDPERLRALLETAPAASRDLLDRLTWGPPTGAVAGADRSVRTAEAATPLEWLLARGLLAAAGPGHVVLPREVAVALRGGAVLAGLDDEPPPLTPPPSTGAARRPSLVDGAAAGQAAEAVRLVESLLTAWSAAPPPVLRAGGLGVRELKRLADRLEVDGEQAAFWAELARAAGLVGDDGEADAAWAPTPASDEWLELGVPQRWAALAGAWLRTSRVPGLVGEKDARGAARTTLSDDLDRTTAAPVRRAVLEALASLEPGTGASEAALLERVRWQAPRRAGALAPRLVAWALREGAWLGALALGAAAEHGRALLDGDPAGVLARHLPEPVEQVLLQADLTAVAPGPLVRPVALELALVADVDSRGGATVYRFTASSVRRAMDVGRSGDDVLAFLRGASATPVPQALEVLVRDVARRHGRLRVGVASSYLRSDDEAALAEVLTARAAAPLRLRRLAPTVAAAQADPATVLEVLRSLGLAPAVEGGDGDVVLHAPSARRTPPRQVPRPVTGDPPAPTPGQVAGVVAGLRSGDTEAVRRAAAEADGRGGPPALTATDPASALAALRDAASAGRAVWVGTSDAAGRLVVRQLSPVAVDGGLVTALDAESGQVRTMSVHRISGVALA, encoded by the coding sequence GTGCCGGCCCCCCGCTCCCTGGCCGATGACCTGCGCTCCCGCGACGACGACGCGCTCACCGACCTCCTGCTGAGCCGCCCCGACCTCGCCGCCCCGGTCCCCGGTGACACCGCCTCGCTGGCGGCGCGCGCGAGCACGCGCGTGAGCACCCAGCGCGCCGTCGACAGGCTCACCACCCCGCAGCTGCAGGTGCTCGAGGCGCTCGTGGCGCTGGCGGGCGCCGCCGCCGAGCCGGTGGGGCTGCCGGCCCTGGTCCGGGCCTGCGCCGCGCCCCGGGCGCGGGTGCTCCCCCCGCTGCGCCGGCTGCGCGCCCTGGCGCTGGTGTGGGGCCCCGACGCCGCGCTGCGGCCGGTCCGCACCGCCGCCGACGTGCTCGGCCCGACCCCGGCCGGTCTGGGCGCCACCCTGCGGGAGGCCCTGGGCACCCGTTCCCCCGAGCGCGTCCGCGAGCTCGCCGAGGACCTGGGCCTGCCCAGCGCGGGCGACCCCGTGGCCGACCTCGACGCGGTGGGCGCGCTGCTGTCGGACCCGGAGCGGCTGCGCGCGCTGCTCGAGACCGCCCCGGCCGCCTCCCGCGACCTGCTCGACCGGCTCACGTGGGGCCCGCCGACGGGCGCCGTGGCGGGCGCCGACCGCTCCGTGCGCACCGCCGAGGCGGCCACGCCGCTGGAGTGGCTGCTGGCGCGCGGGCTGCTGGCCGCCGCCGGGCCCGGCCACGTGGTGCTGCCCCGCGAGGTGGCCGTGGCGCTGCGCGGCGGGGCCGTGCTCGCCGGGCTGGACGACGAGCCGCCGCCGCTGACCCCGCCGCCGTCGACCGGCGCCGCGCGGCGCCCCTCGCTGGTGGACGGCGCCGCGGCCGGGCAGGCCGCGGAGGCGGTGCGGCTGGTGGAGTCGCTGCTCACCGCCTGGAGCGCCGCGCCGCCGCCGGTGCTGCGCGCGGGCGGGCTGGGCGTGCGCGAGCTGAAGCGCCTCGCCGACCGCCTCGAGGTGGACGGCGAGCAGGCCGCGTTCTGGGCCGAGCTGGCCCGCGCCGCCGGCCTGGTCGGCGACGACGGCGAGGCCGACGCCGCCTGGGCGCCCACGCCGGCCTCCGACGAGTGGCTGGAGCTGGGCGTGCCGCAGCGCTGGGCCGCGCTGGCCGGCGCCTGGCTGCGCACCTCCCGCGTCCCGGGCCTGGTGGGCGAGAAGGACGCGCGCGGCGCCGCCCGCACCACCCTGTCCGACGACCTCGACCGGACCACCGCCGCCCCCGTGCGCCGCGCGGTGCTGGAGGCCCTGGCCTCGCTCGAGCCGGGCACCGGCGCGAGCGAGGCGGCGCTGCTGGAGCGGGTGCGCTGGCAGGCGCCCCGGCGGGCCGGGGCGCTGGCACCGCGCCTGGTGGCGTGGGCGCTGCGGGAGGGCGCGTGGCTGGGCGCGCTCGCCCTGGGCGCCGCGGCCGAGCACGGCCGGGCGCTGCTCGACGGCGACCCCGCCGGCGTCCTCGCGCGCCACCTGCCCGAGCCCGTCGAGCAGGTGCTGCTGCAGGCGGACCTCACCGCCGTCGCGCCCGGTCCCCTCGTGCGGCCGGTGGCGCTGGAGCTGGCGCTCGTGGCCGACGTCGACTCCCGCGGCGGCGCCACCGTCTACCGGTTCACGGCCTCCTCCGTGCGCCGCGCGATGGACGTGGGCCGCTCGGGCGACGACGTGCTGGCGTTCCTGCGCGGCGCCTCCGCCACCCCGGTGCCGCAGGCGCTGGAGGTGCTCGTGCGCGACGTCGCCCGCCGCCACGGGCGGCTGCGGGTGGGCGTGGCGTCCTCCTACCTGCGCAGCGACGACGAGGCCGCGCTCGCGGAGGTCCTCACCGCCCGCGCCGCCGCGCCGCTGCGGCTGCGCCGGCTCGCGCCGACGGTCGCCGCGGCCCAGGCGGACCCCGCCACGGTGCTGGAGGTCCTGCGCTCCCTGGGGCTGGCGCCGGCGGTGGAGGGCGGCGACGGCGACGTCGTCCTGCACGCCCCCAGCGCCCGGCGCACCCCGCCGCGCCAGGTGCCCCGCCCCGTGACGGGAGACCCGCCGGCCCCGACCCCGGGGCAGGTGGCCGGGGTGGTCGCGGGCCTGCGCTCGGGCGACACCGAGGCGGTCCGCCGCGCCGCGGCCGAGGCCGACGGGCGCGGCGGTCCGCCGGCGCTCACCGCCACCGACCCGGCGTCCGCGCTGGCGGCGCTGCGCGACGCCGCGAGCGCCGGGCGCGCCGTGTGGGTGGGCACCTCCGACGCGGCCGGGCGCCTCGTGGTGCGCCAGCTGTCCCCGGTGGCCGTGGACGGCGGTCTGGTCACGGCGCTGGACGCGGAGTCCGGGCAGGTGCGGACCATGTCGGTGCACCGGATCAGCGGCGTCGCCCTGGCCTGA